From the genome of Sphingobacterium kitahiroshimense, one region includes:
- a CDS encoding SusD/RagB family nutrient-binding outer membrane lipoprotein encodes MKINKYFVIAGLCTASLSTITSCKKSSFDELYRDPSKVTETTIEKQFTGILYTYRELVIPTYRNYFVTLAPTTHRYIQTIGWQNADEQLTPGAAAITDRWERYYQGLTQFREFEKIYNAAPELEKNDKKIFYLAAKIFFYDMTQQQVDLHGDIPWSEAGKLSTNGGNYTISYPKYDKATDIYTAMLDDLKAINTELTNLKVAPGILTGFKTQDLVNSGSLDLWRKYCNSLRLRMLTRVGQVQAFSARTNQEIADILNSAPLVLENKDNIQVDIVDIATDINSKGFRDALESWNNNIAGKTMIDDMVAKADPRLPYMFEPGPGAAGKYMGLDPALPVASQAELLINTTTNPSKITTYNRSTYSRNERFPGILITAAEVKFLIAEFRLRGGNDASAKTSFEDGIRASIEMQQNIRTASNNNDVAVPAPTTGEQINKYISNVGWGGNKIQLIAMQKWLHFNIIQSTENWSEVRRLDYPTFAFRVAPSDRQKTVPVRWNIAQSELSNNGTNYDAVKAQDNVNTKLFWDVN; translated from the coding sequence ATGAAAATTAATAAATATTTTGTGATCGCTGGGCTATGTACAGCTTCACTTTCGACAATAACATCTTGTAAAAAATCATCCTTTGATGAACTCTATCGTGACCCATCAAAGGTTACTGAGACAACTATAGAAAAACAATTTACAGGAATATTATATACTTACCGTGAATTAGTTATCCCTACATACCGCAACTATTTTGTAACCCTTGCGCCCACAACTCATCGCTATATCCAAACAATTGGCTGGCAAAATGCCGATGAACAACTAACACCGGGGGCCGCTGCAATTACAGATCGTTGGGAAAGATACTATCAAGGCCTAACACAATTTAGAGAATTTGAAAAAATCTATAATGCTGCTCCTGAATTAGAGAAGAATGATAAGAAAATATTTTATCTGGCTGCTAAAATATTTTTTTATGATATGACCCAGCAGCAAGTTGATTTGCATGGAGATATTCCTTGGTCGGAAGCAGGAAAATTAAGTACGAATGGAGGTAATTATACAATTTCTTATCCTAAATATGATAAAGCTACTGACATATACACTGCTATGTTAGATGATCTGAAAGCAATTAACACTGAACTTACAAATCTTAAGGTTGCCCCTGGTATTTTAACAGGTTTCAAAACCCAGGATTTAGTAAACTCAGGATCTTTGGATTTATGGAGAAAATATTGCAATTCATTGCGCCTCCGTATGCTAACCCGAGTTGGACAAGTTCAAGCTTTTTCTGCGAGAACCAATCAAGAAATTGCTGATATTCTAAACAGTGCCCCATTAGTATTAGAGAACAAAGACAATATCCAGGTAGATATCGTCGATATCGCTACAGATATTAATTCCAAAGGATTTAGAGACGCCCTTGAAAGCTGGAACAATAATATTGCGGGGAAGACTATGATTGACGATATGGTAGCCAAAGCTGATCCAAGATTGCCATATATGTTCGAACCAGGACCTGGCGCAGCAGGGAAATATATGGGATTAGATCCAGCTTTACCTGTTGCTTCGCAAGCTGAATTACTGATTAACACAACAACAAATCCTAGTAAAATTACGACTTACAACCGTTCGACATATTCCAGAAATGAGAGATTCCCGGGTATATTGATAACGGCTGCTGAAGTTAAATTTTTAATTGCAGAATTTAGATTACGAGGTGGAAACGATGCTTCAGCAAAAACTTCCTTCGAAGATGGTATCAGAGCTTCAATTGAAATGCAACAAAATATTCGTACAGCAAGTAACAATAATGATGTGGCTGTTCCTGCCCCTACTACAGGAGAACAAATAAATAAATATATTTCAAATGTGGGCTGGGGAGGAAATAAGATTCAACTTATTGCCATGCAAAAATGGTTACATTTTAATATCATTCAATCTACAGAAAACTGGTCAGAAGTGAGAAGATTGGACTATCCAACTTTCGCTTTCCGAGTAGCACCGTCAGACAGACAGAAAACCGTACCTGTTAGATGGAACATCGCACAATCTGAATTGTCTAATAACGGGACGAATTACGACGCTGTAAAAGCACAAGATAATGTCAACACCAAACTTTTCTGGGACGTTAATTAA